In Streptomyces sp. NBC_00306, a single genomic region encodes these proteins:
- a CDS encoding MBL fold metallo-hydrolase encodes MRLTKKKHACIRLEKDGRTLVVDPGAFSEEDAAVGADAVLVTHEHPDHFDEGRLRAALEANAEAEIWTLRSVAEKISAAFPGRVHTVGHGDTFTAAGFDVQVHGELHAVIHPDLPRVTNVGYLVDGSVFHPGDALTVPDHPVETLMLPVHAPWNKIAEIIDYVREVKPRRSVDIHDALLTDLARPLYDQHLGNLSGAEHDRLGPGETADL; translated from the coding sequence ATGAGGCTCACGAAGAAGAAGCACGCGTGCATCCGGCTGGAGAAGGACGGACGGACCCTCGTCGTCGATCCGGGCGCCTTCAGTGAGGAGGACGCCGCCGTCGGAGCCGACGCCGTCCTCGTCACCCACGAGCACCCCGACCACTTCGACGAGGGCCGGCTGCGTGCGGCGCTGGAGGCCAACGCGGAGGCGGAGATCTGGACCCTGCGGAGCGTCGCCGAGAAGATCTCGGCGGCGTTCCCGGGGCGGGTCCACACCGTCGGGCACGGCGACACCTTCACCGCGGCGGGCTTCGACGTCCAGGTCCACGGTGAACTGCACGCCGTGATCCACCCGGACCTGCCGAGGGTCACCAACGTCGGCTACCTGGTGGACGGTTCGGTCTTCCACCCGGGCGACGCGCTCACGGTCCCCGACCACCCCGTCGAGACGCTGATGCTTCCGGTCCACGCGCCGTGGAACAAGATCGCGGAGATCATCGACTATGTGCGCGAGGTGAAGCCGCGGCGGTCCGTCGACATCCACGACGCTCTGCTCACCGACCTCGCACGCCCTCTGTACGACCAGCATCTCGGCAATCTCAGCGGCGCGGAGCACGACCGGCTCGGCCCGGGGGAGACGGCGGACCTCTGA
- a CDS encoding amino acid ABC transporter ATP-binding protein, with the protein MAVDPLIELRDVNKYYGQLHVLQDINLTVGRGEVVVVIGPSGSGKSTLCRTVNRLETIESGSITIDGQPLPEEGKGLAKLRADVGMVFQSFNLFAHKTVLANVALAPVKVRGRSKSDAHKRAHELLDRVGLASQADKYPAQLSGGQQQRVAIARALAMDPKVMLFDEPTSALDPEMINEVLEVMQQLAREGMTMVVVTHEMGFARSAANRVVFMSDGRIIEDRAPEDFFTHPESDRAKDFLSKILKH; encoded by the coding sequence ATGGCCGTTGATCCGTTGATCGAGCTGCGCGACGTCAACAAGTACTACGGACAGTTGCACGTCCTCCAGGACATCAACCTCACCGTCGGGCGCGGTGAGGTGGTGGTGGTCATCGGCCCCTCGGGCTCCGGTAAATCGACCCTCTGCCGGACCGTGAACAGACTCGAGACCATCGAATCCGGCAGCATCACCATCGACGGTCAACCCCTCCCGGAGGAGGGGAAAGGACTGGCGAAGCTCCGCGCCGACGTCGGCATGGTCTTCCAGTCCTTCAACCTCTTCGCGCACAAGACCGTGCTGGCCAATGTCGCCCTCGCACCGGTCAAGGTCCGCGGCCGCTCGAAGAGCGACGCGCACAAACGCGCCCATGAGCTCCTCGACCGCGTCGGACTCGCCTCCCAGGCCGACAAGTACCCCGCCCAGCTCTCCGGCGGCCAGCAGCAGCGCGTCGCCATCGCCCGCGCGCTCGCGATGGACCCCAAGGTCATGCTCTTCGACGAGCCGACGTCCGCCCTCGACCCGGAAATGATCAACGAGGTGCTGGAGGTGATGCAGCAGCTCGCCCGCGAGGGGATGACCATGGTCGTCGTCACCCACGAAATGGGCTTCGCCCGCTCCGCCGCCAACCGTGTGGTGTTCATGTCCGACGGCCGCATCATCGAGGACCGTGCCCCGGAGGACTTCTTCACCCACCCGGAGAGCGACCGCGCCAAGGACTTCCTGTCCAAGATCCTCAAGCACTGA
- a CDS encoding ROK family glucokinase, which yields MSTYRDFAHRGSARATVLRTVGTRERRSHLTAPRVPTVGIDIGGTKVMAGVVDADGVILEKVRTETPDKSKSPKVVEDTICELVLDLSDRHDVHAVGIGAAGWVDADRSTVLFAPHLAWRNEPLRDALTARLAVPVLVDNDANTAAWAEWRFGAGRGEDHLVMITLGTGIGGAILEDGQVKRGKYGVAGEFGHMQVVPGGHRCPCGNRGCWEQYSSGNALVREARELAAADSPVAYSLIDRVGGNVGDITGPLITELAREGDAMCVELFQDIGQWLGVGIANLAAALDPSCFVIGGGVSAADDLLIGPARDAFRRHLTGRGYRPEAKIAKAQLGPEAGMVGAADLARLVARRFRRTNRRRVERHERYERYAQALRNAGSPGPTQEP from the coding sequence ATGAGCACCTACCGCGACTTCGCCCACCGCGGCTCCGCCCGCGCCACCGTCCTGCGTACCGTCGGCACCCGGGAGCGGCGGTCGCACCTCACGGCGCCGCGTGTGCCGACCGTCGGAATCGACATCGGCGGGACGAAGGTGATGGCCGGCGTCGTCGACGCCGACGGGGTCATCCTGGAGAAGGTCCGCACCGAGACGCCGGACAAGTCCAAGAGCCCGAAGGTCGTCGAGGACACCATCTGCGAGCTGGTGCTAGACCTCTCCGACCGGCACGACGTGCACGCGGTGGGCATCGGAGCGGCCGGCTGGGTCGACGCCGACCGGTCCACGGTGCTCTTCGCCCCGCACCTCGCCTGGCGCAACGAACCCCTGCGCGACGCGCTCACGGCCCGGCTCGCCGTCCCCGTACTGGTCGACAACGACGCCAACACCGCCGCATGGGCGGAGTGGCGCTTCGGCGCCGGCCGCGGCGAGGACCATCTCGTCATGATCACGCTCGGGACCGGCATCGGCGGCGCGATCCTCGAGGACGGCCAGGTCAAGCGGGGCAAGTACGGGGTCGCCGGTGAGTTCGGCCATATGCAGGTCGTCCCCGGCGGGCACCGCTGCCCCTGCGGAAACCGTGGCTGCTGGGAGCAGTACAGCTCCGGCAACGCCCTCGTTCGCGAGGCCCGGGAGCTGGCGGCCGCCGACTCCCCGGTCGCCTACAGCCTCATCGACCGGGTGGGCGGCAACGTCGGCGACATCACCGGACCGCTGATCACCGAACTCGCCCGCGAGGGCGACGCCATGTGCGTCGAACTGTTCCAGGACATCGGCCAGTGGCTCGGCGTCGGCATCGCCAACCTCGCCGCCGCGCTCGACCCCTCCTGCTTCGTCATCGGCGGAGGTGTCAGCGCCGCCGACGACCTGCTCATCGGACCAGCCCGGGACGCCTTCCGCCGCCACCTCACGGGCCGCGGATACCGGCCCGAGGCCAAGATCGCGAAGGCGCAGCTCGGGCCCGAGGCGGGTATGGTCGGCGCGGCCGACCTCGCTCGGCTCGTGGCTCGCCGCTTCCGCCGCACCAACCGGCGACGGGTGGAGCGCCACGAACGCTACGAGCGCTATGCGCAGGCCCTCCGCAACGCCGGATCGCCCGGCCCCACCCAGGAACCGTAG
- a CDS encoding glutamate ABC transporter substrate-binding protein yields the protein MMRTRRALAALTLVLAAVAVTACGKEGSPPVKGPQADQLPDYQVNKGFQLPDSPTWRKAEKRGHLVVGAKEDQPYVGEKDPATGLYTGFDIEIAKMVGAYLGFDPGTITFRTIASANRETALQNGQIDYYVGTYTINDNRKKLVGFAGPYFLAGQSLLVRADENDIKGPQDLDGKRVCSAAGSTPYQRIASDYPKADLVAYDTYSVCVDNLLTYQVDAVTTDDAILTGYAAKVPDELKVVGKPFSQEPYGIGVPRNDNALRFAIDDALAANEKNGNWQKAYAATLGLSGVPAPKPPPIDRYPAS from the coding sequence ATGATGCGTACGAGGCGCGCCCTGGCGGCGCTGACGCTCGTCCTGGCGGCCGTGGCCGTCACGGCCTGCGGCAAGGAAGGCAGTCCACCGGTCAAGGGGCCGCAGGCCGACCAACTGCCGGACTACCAGGTGAACAAGGGCTTCCAGCTGCCCGATTCGCCGACCTGGCGCAAGGCCGAGAAGCGCGGTCACCTCGTCGTCGGGGCCAAGGAGGACCAGCCGTACGTCGGCGAGAAGGACCCGGCCACCGGCCTGTACACCGGGTTCGACATCGAGATCGCCAAAATGGTCGGCGCCTATCTGGGCTTCGACCCCGGGACCATCACCTTCCGGACGATCGCCTCCGCGAACCGCGAAACCGCCCTGCAGAACGGCCAGATCGACTACTACGTCGGCACCTACACCATCAACGACAACCGCAAGAAGCTCGTCGGCTTCGCGGGCCCGTACTTCCTCGCCGGCCAGTCGCTGCTCGTACGGGCGGACGAGAACGACATCAAGGGCCCCCAGGACCTCGACGGCAAGCGCGTCTGTTCGGCCGCCGGCTCGACCCCCTACCAGCGCATCGCGAGCGACTACCCGAAGGCCGACCTCGTCGCGTACGACACCTACTCCGTCTGCGTCGACAACCTGCTCACCTATCAGGTCGACGCCGTGACCACCGACGACGCGATCCTCACCGGCTACGCGGCCAAGGTGCCCGACGAACTCAAGGTCGTCGGCAAGCCGTTCTCCCAGGAGCCGTACGGCATCGGCGTCCCCCGCAACGACAACGCCCTGCGCTTCGCGATCGACGACGCGCTCGCGGCCAACGAGAAGAACGGGAACTGGCAGAAGGCCTACGCAGCGACGCTCGGCCTGTCCGGGGTACCGGCCCCGAAGCCGCCCCCGATCGACCGCTATCCGGCGTCCTGA
- a CDS encoding DUF6278 family protein, which produces MNIPFLDNWLKRHSADTGESDFAAAEKDPERAAAIAELLSECELLRVRVGQAGLELDDSPASLSALDQLPPRWRDDPEELPWLGNDAGLYLGTVIVRTVPGASWHIWPGGSPVVRLVSGREISVVEAGLDWAVTGSPELSQVYAEAAEA; this is translated from the coding sequence ATGAACATCCCTTTCTTGGACAACTGGCTCAAGCGCCACAGCGCCGACACCGGTGAGAGTGACTTCGCGGCCGCCGAGAAGGACCCCGAGCGCGCGGCCGCCATCGCCGAGCTGCTCTCGGAGTGCGAGCTGCTGCGTGTCCGAGTGGGCCAGGCCGGGCTCGAACTGGACGACTCCCCGGCATCCTTGAGCGCTCTCGACCAGCTGCCGCCACGCTGGCGCGACGACCCGGAGGAACTGCCCTGGCTCGGCAACGACGCGGGGCTCTACCTCGGCACCGTGATCGTCCGTACCGTCCCGGGCGCGAGCTGGCACATCTGGCCGGGCGGCAGCCCGGTGGTGCGCCTCGTCTCCGGCCGTGAGATCAGCGTCGTGGAGGCCGGTCTGGACTGGGCCGTGACCGGTTCGCCGGAGCTCTCCCAGGTCTACGCGGAGGCCGCCGAAGCCTGA
- a CDS encoding amino acid ABC transporter permease, with product MNVLTDNFSLYGEGFLGTVELTVYASLLALVLGFVMASFRAAPVGSLRVVGTVWVTVLRNTPLTLLFFAVLLGLPRFGLVLPFQVFAVIALGCYTSAFICEALRSGINTVPTGQGEAARSLGMSFGQTLNTVVLPQAFRSVIPPVGSTLIALAKNSAIAGAFSVTELLGVYKPLNEMGYSIIWSFVWIAVGYLIITLTISALFNVLEKRFGVAR from the coding sequence GTGAACGTACTGACCGACAACTTCTCCCTGTACGGCGAGGGCTTTCTCGGCACCGTCGAACTCACGGTGTACGCCTCGCTCCTCGCCCTGGTCCTCGGCTTCGTCATGGCGTCCTTCCGCGCCGCCCCCGTGGGCTCGCTGCGCGTCGTCGGCACGGTGTGGGTGACCGTGCTGCGCAACACCCCGCTCACCCTGCTGTTCTTCGCCGTCCTGCTGGGACTCCCGCGTTTCGGGCTGGTCCTGCCCTTCCAGGTCTTCGCGGTGATCGCACTGGGCTGCTACACCTCGGCCTTCATCTGCGAGGCGCTGCGCTCCGGCATCAACACCGTGCCGACGGGTCAGGGCGAGGCGGCCCGCAGCCTCGGGATGAGCTTCGGCCAGACCCTGAACACCGTGGTGCTGCCCCAGGCGTTCCGCAGCGTCATCCCACCGGTCGGCTCCACACTCATCGCCCTCGCCAAGAACTCGGCGATCGCGGGCGCGTTCAGCGTCACCGAGCTCCTCGGCGTCTACAAGCCCCTCAACGAGATGGGCTACAGCATCATCTGGTCCTTCGTCTGGATCGCTGTCGGCTACCTGATCATCACCCTGACCATCAGTGCGCTGTTCAACGTGCTCGAGAAGCGCTTCGGAGTCGCCCGATGA
- a CDS encoding exodeoxyribonuclease III has translation MRIATWNVNSITARLPRLLAWLESSGTDVVCLQETKCTEEQFPADALREIGYESAVHAAGRWNGVALVSRVGLEDVVKGLPDGPAYEGTQEPRSIAGTCGPVRLRSVYVPNGREVAHDHYTYKLSWLDALKVSVAEDTAGSRPFAVLGDFNIAPTDDDVWDRSVFEGSTHVTEPERAALASLREAGLSDVVPRPLKYDQPFTYWDYRQLAFPKNRGMRIDLVYGNEPFTKSVKDSYVDREERKGKGASDHAPVVVDLDI, from the coding sequence ATGCGTATCGCCACGTGGAACGTCAACTCGATCACCGCCCGGCTGCCCCGGCTGCTGGCCTGGCTGGAGAGCAGCGGCACCGATGTGGTGTGCCTCCAGGAGACCAAGTGCACCGAGGAGCAGTTCCCGGCCGACGCGCTGCGCGAGATCGGCTACGAGTCGGCGGTCCACGCCGCCGGCCGGTGGAACGGCGTGGCGCTGGTCTCCCGGGTCGGCCTGGAGGACGTGGTCAAGGGCCTGCCCGACGGCCCGGCCTACGAGGGCACACAGGAACCTCGGTCGATCGCCGGCACCTGCGGACCGGTCCGTCTCCGGTCGGTCTATGTGCCCAACGGCCGCGAGGTCGCCCACGACCACTACACCTACAAGCTGAGCTGGCTCGACGCGCTCAAGGTGTCGGTGGCCGAGGACACGGCGGGCAGCCGCCCCTTCGCGGTGCTGGGCGACTTCAACATCGCGCCGACCGACGACGACGTGTGGGACCGGTCGGTCTTCGAGGGCAGCACCCATGTCACCGAGCCCGAGCGTGCGGCCCTGGCGTCGCTGCGCGAGGCCGGTCTGTCCGACGTGGTGCCGCGTCCGCTCAAGTACGACCAGCCCTTCACCTACTGGGACTACCGCCAGCTGGCCTTCCCGAAGAACCGCGGCATGCGCATCGACCTGGTCTACGGCAACGAACCGTTCACCAAGTCCGTCAAGGACAGCTACGTGGACCGTGAGGAGCGCAAGGGCAAGGGCGCGTCGGACCATGCGCCGGTGGTCGTGGATCTGGACATCTGA
- the pcaDC gene encoding bifunctional 3-oxoadipate enol-lactonase/4-carboxymuconolactone decarboxylase PcaDC, producing MSDTQTPPKTLQYRIDGPDDAPVLILGPSLGTTWHMWDRQIGDLARQWRVLRFDLPGHGGAPAYPAPSVAELAGRLLTTLDELGIQRFGYAGCSVGGAIGLELALRHPHRLASLALVATSPRFGTADEFRQRGVIVRTNGLDPMARSAPERWFTQGFALAQPAIVEWAVQMVRTTDPGCYIATCEALAAFDVRAELGRVGVPTLVLVGSEDQVTGPAEARTLVAGIPDARLALVPGASHLAPVEQPSAVTDLLVRHFSSAWQDTLTAIPVPHAVPAVSAPMGPVAEIGPAGHAQPEAVTHGRPDPYEAGMTVRRAVLGDAHVDRATAAADGFTGDFQELITRYAWGEVWTREGLDRRTRSVITLTALVAGGHLDELAFHTRAALRNGLTPDEIKEVLIHTAVYCGVPAANSAFKVAQAVIQEETTPRP from the coding sequence GTGAGTGACACGCAGACGCCCCCGAAGACCCTTCAGTACCGGATCGACGGTCCGGACGACGCCCCCGTACTCATCCTCGGGCCCTCGCTCGGGACCACCTGGCACATGTGGGACCGCCAGATCGGGGACCTCGCCCGCCAGTGGCGGGTCCTCCGCTTCGACCTCCCCGGGCACGGCGGCGCTCCCGCGTACCCCGCCCCCTCCGTCGCCGAGCTCGCCGGCCGGCTGCTGACGACGCTCGACGAACTGGGCATCCAGCGCTTCGGATACGCGGGCTGCTCCGTCGGCGGGGCGATCGGCCTCGAACTGGCGCTGCGCCATCCCCACCGCCTCGCGTCGCTCGCGCTGGTCGCCACATCGCCGCGGTTCGGCACGGCCGACGAGTTCCGTCAGCGGGGCGTGATCGTGCGGACGAACGGCCTCGACCCGATGGCCCGCAGCGCGCCGGAACGCTGGTTCACCCAGGGCTTCGCCCTCGCGCAGCCGGCGATCGTCGAATGGGCGGTCCAGATGGTGCGCACCACCGACCCCGGCTGCTACATCGCCACCTGCGAGGCGCTCGCGGCCTTCGACGTCCGTGCCGAACTCGGCCGCGTCGGGGTGCCCACGCTCGTCCTGGTCGGCTCCGAGGACCAGGTGACCGGACCGGCCGAGGCCCGCACCCTGGTCGCCGGTATACCGGACGCCCGGCTGGCGCTGGTGCCCGGTGCCTCGCATCTCGCGCCCGTCGAGCAGCCCTCCGCCGTCACCGACCTTCTCGTGCGCCACTTCTCCAGCGCCTGGCAGGACACCCTGACCGCCATCCCGGTGCCGCACGCGGTACCGGCGGTCTCCGCGCCGATGGGCCCGGTCGCCGAGATCGGCCCCGCCGGTCATGCCCAGCCCGAGGCGGTGACGCACGGCCGCCCCGACCCCTACGAGGCGGGGATGACGGTACGCCGCGCGGTGCTCGGCGACGCCCACGTCGACCGCGCGACGGCCGCCGCCGACGGCTTCACCGGCGACTTCCAGGAGCTGATCACCCGCTACGCCTGGGGCGAGGTGTGGACGCGGGAGGGACTCGACAGACGCACGCGCAGCGTGATCACCCTGACCGCGCTGGTCGCGGGCGGTCACCTGGACGAGCTGGCGTTCCACACCAGGGCGGCGCTGCGCAACGGGCTCACCCCCGACGAGATCAAGGAAGTGCTGATCCACACCGCCGTCTACTGCGGCGTACCCGCCGCGAACTCCGCCTTCAAGGTGGCCCAGGCCGTCATCCAGGAGGAGACCACACCGAGGCCGTAG
- a CDS encoding ATP-binding cassette domain-containing protein yields the protein MTTPKSTEPADTGRTPLVELDDVSKYYGNIRALEGVSLEVHAGEISCVLGDNGAGKSTLIKIIAGLHRHDAGTFLIEGEEADLSSPREALDRGIATVYQDLAVVPLMPVWRNFFLGSEPTRGKGPLKRLDVDKMRETTRSELLRMGIDLRDVDQPIGTLSGGERQCVAIARAVYFGAKVLVLDEPTAALGVKQSGVVLKYVAAARDAGLGVVLITHNPHHAYLVGDRFILLKRGVMSASHTKDSVTLDELTRQMAGGSELEDLRHELERAPVPTHLGGHDQ from the coding sequence CACGGAGCCCGCGGACACCGGGCGGACGCCTCTCGTCGAGCTCGACGACGTCAGCAAGTACTACGGCAACATCCGCGCGCTGGAAGGTGTCTCGCTGGAGGTGCACGCCGGGGAGATCTCTTGCGTCCTCGGCGACAACGGCGCCGGCAAGTCCACTCTCATCAAGATCATCGCGGGGCTGCACCGGCACGACGCGGGCACCTTCCTCATCGAGGGGGAGGAGGCGGACCTGTCGAGCCCCCGCGAGGCGCTGGACCGCGGCATCGCCACGGTCTACCAGGATCTCGCCGTGGTGCCGCTCATGCCGGTCTGGCGGAACTTCTTCCTCGGCTCCGAGCCGACCAGGGGCAAGGGCCCGCTCAAGCGGCTCGACGTCGACAAGATGCGCGAGACCACCAGGTCCGAGCTGCTGCGCATGGGGATCGACCTGCGCGACGTCGACCAGCCCATCGGGACGCTGTCGGGCGGCGAGCGCCAGTGCGTGGCCATCGCCCGCGCCGTCTACTTCGGTGCGAAGGTTCTCGTCCTCGACGAGCCGACCGCCGCCCTCGGGGTGAAGCAGTCGGGCGTGGTGCTGAAGTATGTTGCCGCAGCCCGCGACGCCGGGCTGGGCGTCGTGTTGATCACCCACAACCCGCACCACGCCTATCTCGTCGGCGACCGTTTCATCCTGCTCAAGCGCGGTGTCATGTCCGCCAGCCACACCAAGGACTCCGTCACGCTCGACGAACTCACCCGCCAGATGGCGGGCGGCAGCGAGCTGGAGGACCTGCGCCACGAGCTGGAGCGCGCACCCGTACCGACGCACCTGGGCGGCCACGACCAGTAG